A single region of the Polyodon spathula isolate WHYD16114869_AA chromosome 5, ASM1765450v1, whole genome shotgun sequence genome encodes:
- the LOC121316079 gene encoding zinc finger protein 213-like: protein MSMDRHTLQAVLEDQERHRDGIERRREERDAQRDAERTAHMTAMADKMAAMCLAIQNLVVAQAQAQVPVAAAGPVLPVPKIRLQKMTPEDDPEAFLTTFERMATVSGWPAGCWAAQLAPCLTGEAQAAYQALSNVAAEDYSQVKTAILRRLNITPETHCRRFRSYKRLEGTRPRIMAQQLWDHLTRWLRPTERTTQQIMESVAVDQFLEVLEPETRAWVARHSPETMDTAVELAEAFEDALLRVDPSPAPVRHRPSPAHPKTATRPSVFPVPLSASPPKWRQRLAPSWARENPWTSPSGPRDKQPSPTAPPSPTCFRCHEVGHIARFCPIAMECDVALRCPAAEGEA, encoded by the coding sequence atgagCATGGACCGGCACACCCTGCAAGCCGTTCTGGAGGATCAGGAGAGACACCGTGATGGTATAGAGCGGCGTCGGGAAGAACGGGATGCTCAGAGGGATGCTGAGCGTACAGCCCACATGACTGCGATGGCTGACAAGATGGCGGCCATGTGTCTGGCCATTCAGAACCTGGTAGTGGCCCAAGCCCAAGCTCAGGTCCCGGTCGCAGCAGCTGGACCAGTGCTGCCAGTGCCCAAAATCCGTCTGCAAAAGATGACCCCAGAAGATGACCCGGAGGCCTTCCTGACCACATTTGAGCGGATGGCTACAGTGTCAGGGTGGCCAGCCGGATGTTGGGCAGCCCAACTAGCCCCCTGTCTAACTGGTGAAgcgcaggcagcataccaggctCTGAGCAACGTGGCGGCGGAAGATTACTCCCAGGTGAAGACAGCTATCCTCCGGCGCCTTAATATCACCCCGGAGACGCATTGCCGGCGTTTCCGGAGTTACAAGCGGCTGGAGGGAACCCGGCCTCGCATCATGGCCCAGCAACTCTGGGACCATCTGACCCGCTGGCTGCGTCCCACTGAACGGACCACCCAACAAATCATGGAGTCTGTGGCGGTCGACCAGTTCCTGGAGGTGTTGGAACCAGAGACTCGAGCCTGGGTCGCTCGCCACAGTCCCGAGACGATGGACACGGCCGTCGAGCTGGCGGAGGCCTTCGAGGACGCACTGCTTCGGGTGGACCCCAGTCCAGCTCCAGTGAGGCATCGGCCTTCGCCAGCGCACCCAAAGACTGCAACGAGGCCTTCAGTTTTCCCCGTCCCTTTGAGCGCCTCTCCTCCAAAGTGGAGACAGAGGTTAGCTCCCAGCTGGGCTAGAGAGAATCCTTGGACCTCCCCTAGTGGACCAAGGGACAAACAGCCGTCTCCCACAGCGCCGCCTTCCCCTACCTGCTTCCGGTGCCACGAGGTGGGGCACATCGCGAGATTCTGTCCCATcgcgatggagtgtgacgtggccttgCGATGTCCGGCTGCAGAGGGTG